Below is a window of Candidatus Zixiibacteriota bacterium DNA.
CAACATTGCGGTCACGGGCGCCTTCTATGCCTACCTGAAAGTGTCAATCATTACCGGCATTCTGGTATCTCTGCCGGTCATCTTTTTCCAGATGTGGGCATTTGTGGCACCCGGCCTTTACCGACGAGAGAAAACCGCAATCCTACCGTTGGTGTTTATCTCCACGGTTCTATTTGCCGCCGGGGCGGTTTTCTGCTACCTGATTGTACTGCCGCTGGCTTTCGATTTCCTCATTGGGTTTTCAGAAGGTCTGGTAGTCAACACGATCACAATCGGCAGCTACATCAGTTTTGTCGGATTGCTGTTGGTCGCTTTCGGCTTCGGGTTCCAATTGCCTGTCCTCGCCTATTTCCTGGGGAAAATGGGATTTATCACTTCCGCGCTACTCTGCAAGGGACGACGATTTGCAATTGTGGGTATTCTGATTGCAGGAGCGATAATAACTCCCCCGGACGTCTTCACGCAGTTTCTCCTGGCTGTCCCTTTGTATATTCTGTATGAGGTGTCAATCATAGTCGTACGATTAACCGGACGAAGAGAGAAAACCGAAGAAGTCACTGAAACATCCACCGACTAACCCGGATCATGGTGTCGTTTGTCACACTGCAACACTTGACATCAGGACTCCCAGAGGCAATACTTAGTCCGAAGAGTCTGAAGAGACACGCGGGATAGAACATGGAGTTGGTTTGAATTGATACTCAAGGGAGAAACACTATGAAAGTGACAAGAGTTCCTCTGGATTTGCTGTTCGCTGACCGGCAACGGATCAGTTTTCGCAATATTCCCCCCCATGCCCACGGTGAAAAGTACTATGAACTGGTCAACACATCCAAATCTCGTGTTCCGATCGCACCTATCCAGGTGACGACGCAGGGGACGTACTATGTGATCCGGTACGGATATCGCCGGGCACTGGCCGCGCTCGAGACGGGTCGCAGGTACATTGATGCCTATGTTGAGAAAGACAAGAAACCAATTTGCCAGATGGTTCCCATCAAGGACCTTATGTTCCCGCAAGCCAAATAGACTTCGAACACAGTAGACAATTCTTATATCAATATAGCGGCGGCCATTGGTCGTCGCTTTTTTTATGGCTGGCTGAGAAGCTACCTGATGTCAAGCGGCAGGCTGTTTGACCTACTTATGGTAGTCAGTGCCGTGGAGGATCGAGAACCCGCGATAGAGTTGCTCCAGAAGGACCAGCCGGACAAGTTGGTGTGAAAAAGTCATCGGTGAGAGTGACAGGATCATATCCGCTCGACTCAACACCGATTCATCCAAACCATAAGCACCACCTATCACCAAATTGAC
It encodes the following:
- the tatC gene encoding twin-arginine translocase subunit TatC, giving the protein MVDEEHKSERSTGSGMGFLQHLEELRRRLLKAVITVVVMSAIAFYFSDQLIKLIKIPFGDDIELYNIAVTGAFYAYLKVSIITGILVSLPVIFFQMWAFVAPGLYRREKTAILPLVFISTVLFAAGAVFCYLIVLPLAFDFLIGFSEGLVVNTITIGSYISFVGLLLVAFGFGFQLPVLAYFLGKMGFITSALLCKGRRFAIVGILIAGAIITPPDVFTQFLLAVPLYILYEVSIIVVRLTGRREKTEEVTETSTD
- a CDS encoding ParB N-terminal domain-containing protein, which encodes MKVTRVPLDLLFADRQRISFRNIPPHAHGEKYYELVNTSKSRVPIAPIQVTTQGTYYVIRYGYRRALAALETGRRYIDAYVEKDKKPICQMVPIKDLMFPQAK